One genomic region from Anatilimnocola floriformis encodes:
- a CDS encoding alpha/beta hydrolase, translating to MARITPCYALLCVLVLFSSLASALRAEELQPLTDVPYGKHPRQVLDFYPAKSDKPTPVVFYIHGGGWQAGDKKTNPKAFNDKGISVVAINYRYVKMAAEDKVEPPVKAPLSDGARALQFTRSKAKEWNLDKTRVGATGGSAGGASSLWLAFHDDLADPKSDDPIARESTRLTCAAVNGAQTSLDGKELREWMPNYGYGAHAFGLKNFQALIDEREKILPWIKEYSPIELVSKDDPPIGLFYGGEKPVVGSSPKDPTHSGVLGLKLAEKLKETGVEVVLVAPEMPHEKYKGTTDYLIDKLLK from the coding sequence ATGGCGCGAATCACTCCCTGCTACGCACTCCTCTGCGTACTCGTTCTGTTTTCATCCCTGGCTTCAGCACTCCGGGCCGAGGAACTGCAGCCGCTGACTGACGTTCCTTATGGAAAACATCCGCGGCAGGTGCTCGATTTTTATCCAGCAAAGTCCGACAAGCCGACGCCGGTGGTGTTTTACATTCACGGCGGCGGCTGGCAGGCCGGCGACAAAAAGACCAACCCCAAGGCCTTCAACGACAAGGGCATCTCGGTCGTCGCCATCAACTATCGCTACGTAAAGATGGCGGCGGAAGATAAGGTCGAACCGCCGGTGAAGGCTCCGCTGAGCGATGGGGCTCGCGCGCTGCAGTTCACACGTTCGAAGGCCAAGGAATGGAATCTCGATAAGACCCGGGTCGGCGCAACCGGCGGTTCGGCTGGCGGCGCTTCGTCGCTGTGGCTCGCCTTTCACGACGACCTGGCCGATCCCAAGAGCGACGACCCGATCGCCCGCGAATCGACGCGTCTCACCTGCGCCGCCGTCAACGGCGCTCAGACTTCGCTCGATGGCAAAGAACTCCGCGAGTGGATGCCCAATTACGGCTACGGCGCGCACGCTTTCGGCCTGAAGAATTTTCAAGCCCTGATCGACGAGCGCGAGAAAATCCTGCCGTGGATCAAGGAGTACTCGCCCATCGAACTCGTCAGCAAAGATGATCCACCGATCGGCCTGTTCTACGGCGGCGAAAAGCCCGTCGTCGGTTCCTCGCCCAAAGACCCGACTCACTCCGGCGTCCTCGGCTTGAAGCTCGCCGAGAAGCTGAAGGAAACGGGCGTGGAAGTTGTTTTGGTGGCTCCTGAAATGCCTCACGAGAAATACAAAGGCACGACGGATTACCTGATCGATAAGCTGCTGAAGTAA